The Candida dubliniensis CD36 chromosome 2, complete sequence genome contains a region encoding:
- a CDS encoding hypothetical membrane protein, conserved (4 probable transmembrane helices predicted by TMHMM2.0 at aa 10-32, 91-113, 123-145 and 152-174;~In S. cerevisiae: GFP fusion protein localizes to vacuole and cell periphery), whose product MSFKAGYHTISFLFILVSFVFLLFATISYPVVDIFALSKTSDNKYGIFGVCSTSNSNDCTVGYPLDFAGSMKDNSSGYLFINDTRTTLAKIFVLAPIALGFDLILLIVIFAIHFGSRITVLVGIFLNVISTIASIIACVVIILCFYPHVTWVPWTLVAAAAITFISLILLIISLTVVGNDDDDDDAKSNFDNEDFGRFTNYNRIDDKFNHIQTATFKTSNSLDNDYEYKPHNNNSTNVNNTNFAGGAMNKFPNNNGTVNNSRGAVNGGSTTGSGVGSGTVISGMNPPGHKNGSLTSNSSSYYNNPQTATDFTQRNKPNAYQPSSLGAGSNNGNTASSLPYPPGTPIVNNNNNSRNNYQPGVFDHHLGVEGHKPFTELDDDFDDEEEDLANNRREIVNTNDSDNDSDFTSVSQRPPNPQYYGSNSGNGTVGGGGYLPSSVVNQYSNVQQYQPLHQQGMPPGPPPPQQHRPTGQYSPSTNMGYNNMPLRSGGGVPPPVAGSYFPNQGPVPPPAPPSQQQQVRGPTISDNVLNNNPDFQFSRGGQQQKRRVNPGFVPVAARYNNNQTGPGSKNQNASALMGRRENTGPRNGPYGITR is encoded by the coding sequence ATGTCTTTTAAAGCAGGGTATCATACTATATCATTCCTATTTATACTAGTAtcatttgtatttttattatttgctaCTATTAGTTATcctgttgttgatatattTGCCTTGAGTAAAACTCTGGATAATAAATATGGGATTTTTGGAGTTTGTCTGACATCCAACAGTAATGATTGTACTGTTGGTTATCCCCTTGATTTTGCTGGTTCCATGAAAGATAATCTGTCAggttatttatttataaatgaTACTAGAACTACATTGGCgaaaatatttgttttagCACCTATTGCCCttggatttgatttaattttattgattgttatttttgCCATTCATTTTGGATCTCGTATAACAGTATTGGTTGGGATTTTCCTTAATGtgatttcaacaattgcATCAATTATTGCTTGTGTGGTTATAATTTTATGTTTTTATCCTCATGTAACTTGGGTTCCTTGGACATTAGTGGCGGCAGCAGCTATCAcatttatttcattaattcttttgattATAAGTTTGACAGTTGTTGGaaatgatgacgatgatgatgatgctaaatctaattttgataatgaagatttTGGAAGATTCACTAATTATAATCgtattgatgataaatttaaCCATATTCAAACCGCTACTTTCAAGACAAGCAATTCCCTCGataatgattatgaatATAAACCTcataacaataatagtaCTAATGTTAATAATACGAATTTTGCTGGTGGAGCAATGAATAAGtttccaaataataatggtactGTTAATAATTCTCGAGGAGCTGTTAATGGTGGATCCACTACTGGTTCTGGTGTTGGGTCAGGCACTGTTATTTCAGGTATGAATCCTCCTGGTCATAAAAATGGTTCACTTACTAGTAATTCATCCTCTTACTATAACAATCCACAAACTGCTACTGATTTTACTCAAAGAAATAAGCCTAATGCTTATCAACCAAGTTCATTAGGTGCTGGCAGCAATAATGGTAACACTGCGTCATCCCTTCCTTATCCTCCTGGTACGCCAATTgttaacaataacaataatagtagAAACAATTATCAACCAGGAGTTTTTGATCACCATCTTGGAGTTGAAGGTCATAAACCATTTACAGAAttggatgatgattttgatgacgaagaagaagatttagCTAATAATCGACGTGAAATTGTTAATACTAATGATTCTGATAATGATTCTGATTTTACTAGTGTTTCACAACGACCACCTAATCCTCAATATTATGGAAGTAATTCTGGAAATGGAACTGTCGGAGGTGGTGGATATTTACCTTCAAGTGTGGTTAATCAATATTCTAATgttcaacaatatcaaccTTTACATCAACAAGGTATGCCACCAGGTCCTCCACCTCCTCAACAACATAGACCTACTGGTCAATATTCTCCCTCTACAAATATGGGTTATAACAATATGCCACTCAgaagtggtggtggagtACCGCCACCAGTGGCTGGATCTTATTTCCCTAATCAAGGACCTGTACCTCCACCCGCACCACCAtcacagcaacaacaagtgAGAGGACCAACTATATCTGATAATgtattgaataataatcctGATTTCCAATTTAGCCGTGGTggtcaacaacaaaaacgtAGAGTTAATCCAGGATTTGTGCCTGTGGCAGCAAGATATAATAACAACCAAACTGGACCAGGAAGTAAAAACCAAAATGCTAGTGCTTTGATGGGAAGAAGAGAGAATACTGGACCTAGAAATGGTCCTTATGGTATAActagatga
- a CDS encoding arrestin, putative (Similar to S. cerevisiae ROD1;~arrestin proteins are involved in uncoupling G protein-coupled receptors (Gpcr) from heterotrimeric G-proteins;~In C. albicans: protein not essential for viability; similar to S. cerevisiae Rod1p, which is a membrane protein with a role in drug tolerance.), producing MVKKSQHNTSKSTSLFEIRLKNLDHDVLVLKGNPQDAASALLSGTIVISVIEPISIKKISLRLFSTLKLDAEVNTNSGGGNSSRTINFSKKTYEYIWNSQEFSNYLNNNNPSNSRLSSGTNSPNNRSSTSLTSSSYNNNGSGGGGGNNHHGTFSKLTRNHSSTSLLGLRSKSSLSLSGLTGGSSTNLASAFTSNNNNKLNHSLSSTQLHNTTTNTSSSGGSHLLVQGNYEIPFSVILPGNLPESIEGLPGCSNVYRLEAIIDRGKFHSSMIAKKRLRIIRTLTSDAVELSETIAVDNTWPNKVEYSLSCPTKAIAIGSSTPITMTLVPLLKGLKLGDIKIELIEMYSFVGSYPPMKTDERIIAKKKIPKKRNHNNNNDDDDDAEEEEEDEVDMLDQWQIDTIINIPSSLSKCTQDVDLSTNVRVRHKLKFNIGLINPDGHTSELRATLPIQLFISPFVTVRGNNNSGGGADDDDDRTGDDILFTSDSYDALSTLNNNQNIDNSGGGGGDNTIGSNNSSMTNLTGLLAPPMYERHIYDRLWSDVSPIATPLTSGPATPRSGIILGGNGNSSERFGNEYGMSSLDSQALTENLRQLSLQRQKQEQVQQSDTTTNDGHGRATFNLMDNDDNNSIHNGTTTGGDYFTNTTSRRPNLPRSNQSFLQDHVAMSPPTHISRVNSDINLNNTIPISSHMSPLELSQVPSYAEAMNSDPSIITNEELFSPAYEPPLPGSHINLQELNKNLTNLQQNSTTTNKIGRHNSFKNSSSFKSQRSSSSTSRNSSQNSSPINSRNVSSNNLSSLLGHHHHNHNHHHHHQHAGAITSPSSTTNLQRLTPANIARSSSTNQTLNIPSTTRTSSDDGTKFSLSTSPNNSIIAHQSVGKLSNSAADRTNGGATPIRTSSSLSLHNLHFLSKKKK from the coding sequence ATGGTTAAAAAACTGCAACATAATACATCtaaatcaacatcattatttgaaattagattgaaaaatcttgATCATGATGTATTAGTATTAAAGGGGAATCCTCAAGATGCTGCATCAGCTTTATTATCTGGAACAATAGTTATATCAGTAATTGAACCAATTtctattaaaaaaatttctcttCGATTATTTTCTACATTGAAATTAGATGCTGAAGTTAATACCaatagtggtggtggtaattcTTCTAGGACAATTAATTTTTCGAAAAAAACATATGAATATATTTGGAATAGTCAAGAATTTTccaattatttaaataataataacccAAGTAATAGTCGATTGAGTTCAGGGACAAATTCACCAAATAATCGTTCATCTACTTCATtgacatcatcatcatataataataatggcagtggtggtggtggtggtaataaCCATCATGGAACATTTTCTAAATTAACAAGAAATCATTCATCTACTTCATTATTAGGATTAAgatcaaaatcatcattaagTCTTTCTGGATTAACTGGTGgttcatcaacaaatttagCATCAGCATTtacatcaaataataataataaattaaatcattctTTATCATCTACTCAACTACATAATACTACAACTAAtactagtagtagtggtggaAGTCATTTATTGGTACAAGGAAATTATGAAATTCCATTCAGTGTGATCTTACCAGGAAATTTAcctgaatcaattgaaggATTACCAGGATGTTCTAATGTATATCGATTAGAAGCAATTATTGATCGAGGGAAATTTCATAGTTCAATGATTGCCAAAAAACGTCTTCGAATCATTCGTACATTAACTTCTGATGCAGTTGAATTATCAGAAACTATAGCAGTTGATAATACTTGGCCTAATAAAGTTGAATATTCATTAAGTTGTCCCACAAAAGCTATTGCTATTGGTTCATCAACTCCAATTACCATGACTTTAGTTCCATTATTAAAAGGATTAAAATTAGGtgatattaaaattgaattgattgaaatgTATTCATTTGTTGGTAGTTATCCACCAATGAAAACTGATGAAAGAATAATtgccaaaaagaaaatcccCAAAAAACGGAAccacaacaataacaatgatgatgatgatgatgctgaggaggaggaggaggatgAAGTAGATATGTTAGATCAATGGCAAATTGATACGATTATTAATATACCTTCAAGTTTATCAAAATGTACTCAAGATGTTGATTTATCTACTAATGTTAGAGTTCGtcataaattgaaatttaatattggattaattaatcCTGATGGTCATACTTCAGAATTAAGAGCAACTTTaccaattcaattatttatttctcCATTTGTTACTGTACGcggtaataataatagtggTGGCGGtgctgatgatgatgatgatagaactggtgatgatattttatttactAGTGATTCTTATGATGCATTATCaactttaaataataatcaaaatattgataattctggtggtggtggtggtgataaCACTATTGGATCAAATAATAGTTCAATGACAAACTTAACTGGATTACTTGCTCCACCAATGTATGAAAGACATATATATGATCGATTATGGTCAGATGTATCTCCAATTGCTACTCCATTAACATCAGGTCCAGCAACACCAAGAAGTGGAATCATTTTAggtggtaatggtaatagTAGTGAACGATTTGGTAATGAATATGGTATGTCATCTTTGGATTCTCAAGCTTTGACGGAAAATCTTCGACAATTGAGTTTACAAAGacaaaaacaagaacaagttCAACAATCtgatactactactaatgATGGACATGGAAGAGCtacatttaatttaatggATAAcgatgataataatagtattCATAATGGAACCACTACTGGTGGTGATTATTTTACTAATACCACTTCAAGAAGACCAAATTTACCACGTTCTAATCAAAGTTTCCTTCAAGATCATGTGGCAATGTCACCACCAACACATATATCCCGAGTTAATTCCGAtatcaatttaaataataccATTCCTATTTCTTCTCATATGAGTCCATTAGAATTATCTCAAGTTCCATCATATGCTGAAGCAATGAATAGTGATCCATCAATAATTactaatgaagaattattttCTCCAGCTTATGAACCTCCATTACCTGGATCTCATAttaatttacaagaattaaataaaaatttaaccaatcttcaacaaaatagtactactactaataagATTGGTCGtcataattcttttaaaaattctaGTTCATTTAAATCACAACgatcatcatcttctacATCAAGAAATTCTTCCCAAAATTCATcaccaattaattcaagaaATGTATCaagtaataatttatcatcattattaggacatcatcatcataatcataatcatcatcatcaccaccaacatGCTGGTGCTATAACTTCACCATCATCAACGACTAATTTACAAAGATTAACACCTGCCAATATTGCTCGTTCAAGTAGTACTAATCAAACATTAAATATACCATCCACAACAAGAACTTCCAGTGATGATGGGACCAAATTTAGTTTATCAACTTCaccaaataattcaataattgctCATCAAAGTGTTGGGAAATTATCTAATAGTGCTGCTGATAGAACTAATGGAGGAGCAACACCAATTAGAACAAGTTCTAGTTTGAGTTTACATAATTTACATTTTTTAagtaagaaaaaaaagtag